A window of Thermus tengchongensis contains these coding sequences:
- the mfd gene encoding transcription-repair coupling factor gives MEVALERLYGHRLALPQVVAARLFAQERPPAVLLAPEDRLRRYRDLSAFGVPVYVNPGLEALEERALFVFSYEEALAPFPEDPTAWRLVLEVGRSYPRTELLDRFLRMGYARDEDYRVLGEVLELGEVRLEFFGEELERLLVAGEARRRHVLLPKPGKAEGFTSKKLRHFPGPVYLDTPALVPKDLWPLLEGRPWVALGGGVELPPLDLGVRPLAPYRGSLKALEKDLGRWLSEGKRVHLFVGHARTLEYLRRRLAAFDPLVLERFPGPKGRLSLVPGPFEGGAEWGEEVLLTEALVFATGSVRGRLRVGEGLSDPGALAPGDFLIHPDHGIGQYLGLETREVLGAKRDYLVLRYKGEGKLYLPVEQLPLLKRHPGTTDDPPELSSLGKGEWQRLREKARKDVEELAARLLVLQAKRKATPGRAFPPLPDWDPLVERGFPYELTPDQRQALEEVLRDLEAPYPMDRLVSGDVGFGKTEVALRAAHRVVGHGAQVALLVPTTLLAEQHGKTFRERFAGLPVRIGVLSRFTPPKEEEAILKGLREGSVDIVIGTHRLLQPDVGFKDLGLLIVDEEHRFGVAQKERIRELKAEVDTLYLSATPIPRTLYSALVGLKDLSSIKTPPPGRKPIRTFLAPFDPLLVREAILLELERGGKVFYVHDRVASIEARRRYLENLVPEARIGVVHGQMPEGLVEETMLLFAEGAYDVLLATTIIESGLDVGEANTILIERADRLGLATLYQLRGRVGRREQEAYAYLFHPPRLTEAAEKRLSAIADLSDLGSGHLLAEKDMEIRGVGNLLGPEQHGHIRALSLEVYTELLEEAIRKLKGEVKEERPQVTIDLALSARLPAEYVPSLEARSRYYSRFAEAKSLAEVARLVRELKERYGPLPEEAENFVQLTRLRLVAQRKGVLSLTEDLTHLQAVFPRWPLDYDAKALRQLPFRVELTQYPPGFRLEKKGLKPREYPEALLQALYLFADR, from the coding sequence ATGGAAGTCGCCCTGGAGAGGCTTTACGGCCACCGCCTGGCCCTGCCGCAGGTGGTGGCGGCCAGGCTCTTTGCCCAAGAGCGGCCCCCGGCGGTCCTCCTGGCCCCGGAGGACCGGCTCCGCCGCTACCGGGACCTTTCCGCCTTTGGGGTGCCGGTGTACGTGAACCCGGGCCTCGAGGCCCTGGAGGAAAGGGCCCTTTTCGTCTTCTCCTACGAGGAGGCCCTGGCTCCCTTCCCCGAGGACCCCACGGCCTGGCGCCTGGTCCTGGAGGTGGGTCGGAGCTACCCTAGGACGGAGCTTTTGGACCGCTTCCTGAGGATGGGCTATGCCCGGGACGAGGACTACCGGGTGCTGGGGGAGGTTTTGGAGCTAGGGGAGGTGCGCCTGGAGTTTTTCGGGGAGGAGCTGGAAAGGCTTTTGGTGGCGGGAGAGGCGAGGCGGCGCCACGTCCTCCTGCCCAAGCCGGGGAAGGCGGAGGGCTTCACCTCCAAGAAACTCCGGCACTTTCCCGGGCCCGTCTACCTGGACACCCCCGCCCTGGTCCCCAAGGACCTTTGGCCCCTCCTCGAGGGGCGCCCCTGGGTGGCCCTGGGGGGCGGGGTGGAGCTTCCCCCTTTGGACCTGGGCGTGCGGCCCCTCGCTCCCTACCGGGGGAGCCTCAAGGCCCTGGAGAAGGACCTGGGGCGCTGGCTTTCCGAGGGCAAGCGGGTCCACCTCTTCGTGGGCCATGCCCGCACCCTGGAGTACCTTAGAAGGCGCCTCGCCGCCTTTGACCCCCTGGTGCTGGAGCGCTTCCCCGGACCCAAGGGGAGGCTTTCCCTGGTACCCGGCCCTTTTGAGGGAGGGGCGGAGTGGGGGGAGGAGGTCCTCCTCACCGAGGCCCTGGTCTTCGCCACGGGAAGCGTGCGGGGGCGGCTTAGGGTGGGGGAGGGGCTTTCCGACCCTGGGGCCCTCGCCCCTGGGGACTTCCTCATCCACCCCGATCACGGCATCGGCCAGTACCTGGGCCTGGAAACCCGGGAGGTCCTGGGGGCCAAGCGGGACTACCTGGTGCTGCGCTACAAGGGGGAAGGGAAGCTATACCTGCCGGTGGAGCAGCTGCCCCTTCTCAAGCGCCACCCCGGCACCACGGATGACCCTCCGGAACTTTCTTCCCTGGGCAAAGGGGAGTGGCAGCGGCTTAGGGAGAAGGCCAGGAAGGATGTGGAGGAGTTGGCGGCACGGCTTCTCGTCCTCCAGGCCAAGCGCAAGGCCACCCCGGGCCGGGCCTTTCCCCCCTTGCCCGATTGGGACCCCTTGGTGGAGAGGGGCTTCCCCTATGAGCTCACCCCCGACCAGCGGCAGGCCCTGGAGGAGGTTTTGCGGGACCTCGAGGCCCCCTACCCCATGGACCGCCTGGTTTCCGGGGACGTGGGCTTCGGCAAGACCGAGGTGGCCCTAAGGGCCGCCCACCGGGTGGTGGGGCATGGGGCCCAGGTGGCCCTCTTGGTGCCCACCACCCTCCTGGCCGAGCAGCACGGGAAGACCTTCCGCGAGCGCTTCGCCGGGCTTCCCGTGCGCATCGGGGTGCTTTCCCGCTTCACCCCCCCCAAGGAGGAGGAGGCCATCCTGAAGGGCCTGCGGGAGGGCAGCGTGGACATCGTCATCGGCACCCACCGCCTCCTCCAGCCGGACGTGGGCTTCAAGGACCTCGGCCTCCTCATCGTGGACGAGGAGCACCGCTTCGGGGTGGCCCAGAAGGAAAGGATCCGGGAGCTGAAGGCCGAGGTGGACACCCTCTACCTCTCCGCCACCCCCATTCCCCGTACCCTCTATTCCGCCCTGGTGGGCCTTAAGGATCTTTCCAGCATCAAGACCCCTCCCCCGGGCCGGAAGCCCATCCGCACCTTCCTCGCTCCCTTTGATCCCCTATTGGTACGGGAGGCCATCCTCCTGGAACTGGAAAGGGGGGGCAAGGTCTTTTACGTGCACGATCGGGTGGCCTCCATAGAGGCGAGGAGGCGTTACCTGGAAAACCTGGTGCCCGAGGCCCGCATTGGGGTGGTGCACGGCCAGATGCCAGAAGGGCTTGTGGAGGAGACCATGCTCCTCTTCGCCGAGGGGGCCTACGACGTCCTTTTGGCCACCACCATCATCGAGTCGGGCTTGGACGTGGGCGAGGCCAATACCATCCTCATTGAGCGGGCCGACCGCCTGGGCCTGGCCACCTTGTACCAGCTCCGGGGCCGGGTGGGGCGGCGGGAGCAGGAGGCCTACGCCTACCTCTTCCACCCGCCCAGGCTCACCGAGGCGGCGGAGAAGCGCCTTTCGGCCATCGCCGACCTCTCCGACTTGGGAAGCGGCCACCTCCTGGCGGAAAAGGACATGGAGATCAGGGGCGTGGGGAACCTCCTCGGGCCCGAGCAGCACGGGCACATCCGGGCGCTTTCCCTGGAGGTCTACACCGAGCTACTGGAGGAGGCCATCCGCAAGCTCAAGGGGGAGGTGAAGGAGGAAAGGCCCCAGGTGACGATAGACCTGGCCCTCTCCGCCCGGCTTCCCGCGGAGTACGTGCCGAGCCTCGAGGCCCGAAGCCGCTACTACAGCCGCTTCGCCGAGGCCAAGAGCCTGGCCGAGGTCGCCCGGTTGGTGCGGGAGCTCAAGGAGCGTTACGGGCCCCTTCCCGAGGAGGCGGAGAACTTCGTCCAGCTCACCCGGCTCCGCCTGGTGGCCCAGAGGAAAGGGGTGCTCTCCCTCACCGAGGACCTCACCCACCTCCAGGCGGTCTTCCCCCGCTGGCCCCTGGACTACGACGCCAAGGCCTTGCGCCAACTGCCCTTCCGGGTGGAGCTCACCCAGTACCCCCCCGGCTTCCGCCTGGAGAAGAAGGGGTTAAAGCCCCGGGAGTACCCCGAGGCCCTCCTGCAGGCGCTCTACCTCTTCGCCGACCGCTAG